ATTCGATGTAGGGAAAAAATACCTGTTGATAAAATATTTCCTGCATTCCCATGGCGACAGCTTCGCGATTTAATTGCTCAGCGGACGGTTCTAATAAGTCGGAAACGTGGGAATTTGCTTGAGCGAGTTTGATAAATTGTTCGGCTAAGGTGTGAAACGCTGTACCAATTCCGATAGATTGACCGGGTGGAATAAATAAAGTGTTCCCATCAAAATGTTGTTTTAAATAGAATAAACGTGGACATTCAAACGCCACGCGCACTTTAGTTGCACTGAAGGGAGGATGTTCGGCTGTTTCGGGTTGTGGCTTGGGTGTGATCACGACTGGGGGTGGAGTAGGGGGCTGTGTTAATTGTAATAAATGGCGATGGACATGAGCTAAATAAACTGTGTCCATTTTGGCATAGTGTAGTTGTTTGGGGGTGAGGGGGCGCTGTCCCCAATCACTGCTTTGTTCGGTTTTATCAACGTTGGTGAAGTGACAGAGTTCAACCGCGAGGGTTTTGAGTTGTTTATTGGAGACTTGCAGGGGAGTTTTGCGGGACTTTTTAGTCAGTTTACGGACGAGTTTGAAGGTACAGGTGACATTTTGGGCTTGGTGTTTCCCACCGAGAAATTTTAGATCAAAGCTGGCGTTGTGAAAGACTTTCTCGATGTTGGGGTTAACCATAATCTGAGCGACGAAATCCCTGACGATATCGGGGTTATCGAGGACATCGAAGATATAGGCGCGATCGCCGGTTCTGTCTGTGGGATCTGCTAATATTTGAATCAGGGAGAGTCTGGGGTTTGATGTTTGCCAGTCGGCGACTTCTGTGTCTAGCCAGAGAGTTGGATAGGTGGCGAGTTGGGATATAATTTGGCGGATTTCATTGGGGGTGGTGAGGTACATGGGATAATTTTTTTAACGTAGAAGTTTGTAGTTGCGCTTTAGCGCCATACAATCTGAGGTACATGGGATGATTTTTTTTAAACGCAGAGTAACGCAGAGGTAGGCGCAGAGGGCGCAGAGGGTTTAGTGAGGTTTAGTGTTGCTTGTTTTGGGTTATAAATAGTCATGTTGCTGACGACGAGTTTTGAGTTAGTGTTATTTGGGTTGGGGGGATGTGTTATTTTTGGTCTGGGGTTTCCAGCAGACGGATTGATCTTGGGGTTTGGCGTCAGGGGGGATGAGGGTGATTTGGTTTTCTTGACAGAGTGTCTGAATTTGCTGATTGATTTGGGATTCATCGATATGGGAGAAGTCTTGCATGGTTAAATCAACGAGTTTTTGCCGTCCAATCATGAATTGGGTTTTGACGAGGTTTAAGAGGAAGTCTTTGATTTTTATTAAATCGGGTTCAGGCTTAATAATGGGTTTAGATACAATTCCTATGTCTTGTAACAATGGACAATTCTGTAAAACGTGAGAGTCTCGAATCAATTTTTCTAACGTAGGGAGATCGAGGGTTTGTTGGTGAATGACTAATTCCCCAGCACCGGCGGAGTTGACTAAAAGCTGATAGGTTCTCAGATAATGGATAGAGTCGAGATGGGGGGTAAGATGACGATGCGGTGAGCCGTTGAAGAGTTTTTTGAATAGTTTATATCCTTTATTCTTGGCTTGACCCAGTTTTTCGGCTCGAACCAGAATCAGAGTATCACAACAGTTTTTTTCCAGGTCTTTTTCGCAGGCGTTCATCGCTGCATTGAAGCTTGTCATGTTGGGTTCTTCGTTCCAGAAAATTCCTAGTCGTTCAGTTTTATCGGGATGCTGATAACTGAAGGAATAACTACTATACTTAGCATGATTTAAAAGATGAGGGTCAGTGTTGATCTGCAAGGCGTTCATTGCCTGTTGCAACATTTGTGTCAGATCAACCGATGAAAATTGACGAATTCGCTCGACTTTTTGTTGGGTTTTGTGGAATTCTTTAAGCCAAATTAATTTAAAAGTGGCAACGGCATCTTCTATTGGTGGTTTATGACCTAATTTATGTTCAATAAATAATTCTCCGCCAAGTCCTAATACATTTCGCAAATTGGCTCTACCCCCAGGAAATTTTTGCTCCAATGCTTGTTTCTGGAGAGGATAAAGGGGAGAGTCGGGTTTAGGAGTCGCTTGATCATGCAGGGAATAGAGTCGGGTTATCCAGAGGGCTTCAGCTTGTTCAAGGTTTATTGATTTTAGACGAACTTGTTTTTCAATTCCGGCTAAATCGGATTGTTCGAGACGTTCTTTACTCACCTTCCATTGATTCGTTACAATGCTGATAATAACCAGAATATTTTTAAGATATTGATTGTGGAACGTTCTATTAAGATTAAATAAAGATTGTAAGTTGGGAATTCCATCAGCAAACTTCGGTGTCATTTCCGCTTGATCGAAGCAGAGAACAATGGGTTTTGTCGATGCTGAAATTCTGCCAAAGTTGCCGATTATTCCCCGCGCGGCTTCTTCATTATCGATAGGCTGATTAACCCCTAATGCATTGAGGTCATCTCGATCTAAATTTTCTCCTCGCAACCAGTCACAAGCCAAAAAATATAAATCCTGATTCGTGAGACCATACAATACACCAAAGAAATCTCTTGCCTGATAAATACCCGAGGGATAAGTGCTTCTAAAATTGCGAATAAAAAGTCCTCGTTCCCCCAGGATTCTCCTCATCATGCTGCGATCTTTAAACGCTGATAGTCCTTTCAACCAAAGAATTAACTGAGAACTTTTTTGTCCTTCCGGCTTTTGCATCAGACTATCTACCATTTGGCGCAACGTATGTCGCCAAATATGCTGATTATCTGCCCAGGGATCGATATAGATAAAAAAAGCGTAAGGGTTAAGCTTTTGCTTAAGACGTCCTAATAAATAACTTTTCCCTGAACCCGAGTCTCCATCCAGTAATATCGTCCGTGTCCGCTGATCTCTGGCGACTAATCGGAGAACCTCAGTCACCTGAGTAATTGCTTCTTGGTGAATTGAATCAACTGTGGCGGCGACTTGTTGATCTTCTCGCCAAAAGTTTCCAGTTTTAAAGGTTACGGGATCAAAAGGGTTGACTTCTTGTTTTATAATTTCATCAATAGTTGCCATGATTATCCCTAGAAGTGATTACAAACAGAATTGGCGGGTAGGCTGAAAAATGAGTCCGCTAGTTGACAATAATAAAAAATAAAGATCCCCCAATTTCTTGAGGAATCCCAGCTTGAAGTTGTTCTGAGGTATAGTGCATCGCCTCAACTAATGAACTCAACTCAATTTTGTTTTCCCGTTGCAAACGATAGAGGGCTTGATCTAAGTCATCCCTAGATAAGGGAGGTTGTAATTTCTGACGCAGATGAAAAATGGGTAAATAATTGTCGGTTCCTAGTTCTTTATCTAACTGCTGAATCAGTTGTAAAATTTCTGTATCTGTTGGTTTCTGGGCTAGTACAGGTTCTGAACTCAACGAAGGTTGGGGTTGGGTGACAGTTACAGACGGATTCACTTGACTCGGAAGTGATTTTCGCAAGAATTCCAGATAATTCCCCAGCAGTTCTAAACTAATCACTGGATTTGTGCCTTTTTTCGGGATATAATCCTCTCGTAGCTGATCGAGTCCGCGCTGAGTCATCCACACTTCAGCTTTCTGGCGTTTCAGTTGTTTTTCTACTTCAATGAATCCCCGTTCATCGAAGCGTTGTAAAATAGCATCGCGTTCGGCTGACTTCAACGACTTGATATCGATTTTGCTGGGTTTAACTTTTCCCGATGCTTTACCGATACTGTTGAGTACCCTAAGTTCACTGGGAGAGAGGGGAACTTGATCCGGTTCCACGTTCAACAGAGCGCGACCGGGTGGTAAAATTGTAACGGATGCGATCTCACGGGAGAAATCGACCCAACCCCGTGCTTCTAAATCGCGGACAATTTTGTTTTTGCCTTTGATACTATTGAATAGTTTTGCCGACAGTGGAGAACGGTAGTTCGGACATCCTAGTAGTTTCAGGAGAAATTTTAGCTCCTTGGTTTCCATGGAAATGTTTAACCTCATTTATCGTTCATTCTACTTTAACTTGAGGGGTGATCACAACGGAAGGGTATCAAAATTCCATCCTAGCTTCCTAAATTAGGGTTGTAGTCAGCACTTGAGGGATAGCCGCGCTGAAGCGCTTACTACAAACGCCTCAGTCAATGATATTCGGGAGACAATAAAATTGGCAATAGTAGTCTACTCATGGTTCTCTTAAACATTCTGTTCCTGGAATGTGACCAAATATTTGTTGAGAATACTCCAGTAACTCCTGATTATTGAATAACCTTCGGTAGGACGGATCATCAGCGAAGTATTTCCATCGACTACAAACATCCATATTCCTCGCTTTTCCGTGATACTCACGTCCTTCAAAGGAACTACCATCACCTCGGCGACTGACTGTATTGATACCAGTATCCGAAAACTCTAGGTTGAGTTGAGACGCAATTTCTCTGCGATAGTCTACGTCAGCAAACCACTGATTATAATTAATACATATTTTTTGGTTTTTTAATAAATTGGTTTCCCCTAAATATTCTTTGGCATAGTCAATCCACACATCTATATCTGTTTTGTTTTTATCATTGACGCCTCTATAATTTTTTTTGATTCTACTCGCCAGCAAATTAAATGGATCTCGCAAAATCAAAATGTCGTACTTGTCTTGACTCTTACCAAAATAGAGATCATGCTTTAACTCAAATACAGGATTGGTGATTTGCTCCAGACTATAATCTTCGTAGCTATGGATTAAACAATCTTTTTTTTCAAAAAAACCTTTGGCTTCTTGTCGCCACCACTCAATGTCTTTGGTTTTGTTCTTTCGGAGTAAGTCTTCGTATTTTTCCCGATAAGGATTTCTATTGACTCGGATATTGTTCAGGTGTCTAACGTTGCCCGTTTCTTGCTTTTCCATCCAATGAATAATGGCATGATTGCCACTGCGTCTTAATCCCAGAACCCGCATCTCTTTATAATTAATAACTTGCGACAGAATATGCTGTTGTGAAATGGCTCGACCTACATCTTCAACGCTATGATATAACTGACGATTAGCTTTTTGTAGTAATGTCGATGATTCTTGCAAAAGCTGAAGAAAAAGTGATTTTTGAGGCATGTTTATTACTATCAATCGTTTAGCGACACTTAACATCATAGCCTACTGTTTTTTATCGCACAGTGCGCCCAGGAACGTTCAACCCGCTTCTCGCACCTGATCGGTATAATCTTTGGGACGCATTTGACGAAACACCTGCAACGCCGCTTGGCGTAAACTTAGGGGTAAATAGGATAAGATTACTCCCAATTGGGCTTTCCGAGAACTGCCAATAATCTCCGCCACCTCTTGCAACATTATTCGTCCCTGAACCGTATCCCCATTTTCAATTAACCGTAATCCCAACGCTTCTTTTGTCCATGCCAATTTTTGTATCCGTAGTGTCTCTAATTCTTGATCAGGAAATCGATAACTATCAATACAAAAAACCTTAGCCTTCAAGAAATGCAGATTCTGTCTTAAACTCGTCTGTCCCCCGTGAAACCGATACTCCATTAAATACTCTGGCAAAAAATACCCCTGCTTAAGCGCGATCGCTAATCGTACCAGTAAATCAAAATCCTCGCAGCCATCGGCTTCTGGGCGCATATAGTCCACATCCTGCAAACAGGCCCGACGAAACAAGGTTGAACCCACCTGCAAACTTTGATATTGAAACGTTTGTCGCATTAAATCAGGAATTATACCCTGCTTCAGTTTATCCTTTCCCCACTTCGCCGCATTCTCTTTCGTCGCTGACTCATCACGATTGCCGTTTTTATCAATAACCCAGTGATTCGTACAGACAAAATCAACTGTTGGTTCCGCTTCTAATACTGCCACCGTTTTTTCTAAGAACTCCGGCGTTAGGGCATCATCATCATCAAGTTTGATAAAATAGTTTCCCTGGGCAGTATCAAAACCAGAACGCATATTTTTACTGCGCCCAATATTTTTAGCATGGCGGATATATCGAATTCGGGCATCATTCCACTGACTAACAACCGTAGGTGTCTCATCAGTTGAGCCATCATCGCAAATAATTAACTCAAAATCTTTATACGTTTGACTCAGAACACTTTTTACTGACTGAATCAGATAGTTGGCACGATTGTAAGTAGGAATACAAACACTAACTTTAGACATGAGCAATTCGTTATTGGTTATGGAGCAAAATTCATTAATTATACAGGTGTTAATTTAAATGTTATTGATAACGTCAACAATTCTATGCCTAAAAAAAACATCATTGTCTTCATACCAAGCACGAGCATTATCCCCCCATTCTTTTTTAGTTCCATCATCCGTCCCTAAGACTTGGTGTATGGTTTGTTCTAATGCCTGCCTATCAACATAATAATTTATGCCGACTCCCTGCACCTGAGCTTTATTACAATCCACTAAAATGCCTCGATCCGGTGTAATTAATTCATTCATCGGCGGAGCATTAGTCGTCAGAATCACGGAACGACAGCTCATGGCTTCGACAATCCCATGACCAAAGCCCTCTGCTTCTGAAGGACATAAGTGAATGCCATGACTGTTCTGATAGTTTCTTAACACTATATCATCTAGATGCTCCGTAATATACTCAATATTAGCTGCACCGATTCGGTCAAGCTCTTGCCAATTGCGTCGAATAGTCAGATCAGGCAAACCAGGATTACGCTGCCAAATTCCCAGAATGGCATTTGTACCTTTTTGAGGGCTTTTCCCCGCTAAATGGAAAAACTTGTCATAACGTTTGGTTTGGGTTTCGTCTAAGCGGTCAAAACTGGTGAAGCTGATAAACTCAGTCCGGCATCCTAGCTTGTTAAAAATACGTTGAGCAAACCGTGTTTTACAAAGGATATAGTCAAAATGAGGGAGATCAGGAAGCCACTCTTGCCAAAACCATTCTTGATTGGTAATTAAGCAATTTAGCTTGGCACAGGGAAATAAGGGAGGAACGACGTGTTCGAGGAAAAGATTAATATCATAGATAGGTGTCTTCGGTAAACCTGAATTGAGCGGTTGACCTCGATGATCACGGGTGAGTGAATTGATGTCAAAAAAAGTCACATTAAAATTGGCTTGCTTGAGAATAGTCGTGACAATAGTCGCATCTCGACTTAATCCAGAATTATTATCTGCTGTTATTATATTGATATGCCGCATACGCCATTTTTTCAAGCGTGACTGTTGCTAGGGGGAAAGAAAAATCATGCCGCCAAGGAACCAAAAAAAATCTAGGGCTAAGGTTCCCTGACTACAAACCCTTGATAAAATATGACAAGCCTTGAGCTAAACTAAAATAAAATTATGTGTCCCGATCGCACTCCTGACAGCCAACCTGGTTCCTCCTTTATCCCCAAGGTATCCGTCGTTGTCCCCATCTATAACGGTGCTGCCGATATACATGACTTAATCCAGTGTCTCTTCTGTCAAACGTACCCCAAGGATCAGGTAGAATACCTCCTCGTAGACAATAATAGCCGCGATCGCACACCTGAGATACTGCACCAAGCCGCTCAAGACGCCAAAGCTCAAGGCATCACGCTTCACCCCCTCACCGAAAACCAGATTCAAAGTTCCTACGCAGCCCGCAATACAGGCATAAAAGCATCCACTGGTGAAATTCTAGCCTTCACCGATGCCGATTGTCGCCCCCTTCCCCAGTGGTTAAGTCTCTTAGTTCAGCCCTTTGTCAATCCCAAAGTCGGATTAGTTGTCGGTGAAATTTCCGCTTTACCCGGTAAAACCTTGCTCGAAAAACACGCCGAACGCCAAGGAACATTAAGCCAAAAAAATACCCTTGATCACCCATTTTATCCCTATGGTCAAACCGCCAATTTAGCCATTCGTCGCCAAGCCTTACAAGACGTCGGCTTATTCCGCCCCTACATGACAACTGGAGGAGATGCAGATATTTGTTGGCGAATTCAGCGCCAGACTCAATGGCAACTTAAGTTTGCCGAAACAGCCATTGTTCAACACCGCCACCGCGCCAACCTACGGGAATTCCGCAGCCAATGGCAACGCTATGGGCGTTCTAATAAATACTTGCACGAACTGCATGGCGTCGAATTGCAACCAAAATTAACCTCAAAAAAATCTTTCTATTTAATCAGTCGTTGGTTGCTCAAGGAATTGCCACTAACCAGCGGACAAGTTATTGCCGGAAAAGCCTCTTTGGGGGATGTGCTAAAGACTCCAATTAATCTGTACGGCGCTTGGTATCGCGACCTCGGACAACAACAAACTCAACTCGATGAAAAAGCGAATAAAATTGATTGGTTGTAAAGAATTTATTAATTTTGAAGGGTGTAGGGGCGGGTTTTACCATTATTGTTACTTGTCACCCAGATGTCACTAAACCCGCCCCCTCTGAATGACAGCGTAACGCCGATTTGCCGATTCATTTGATTCTTGTGTTAAAACAGAGCTATTTAGACTCCCTAGCGACGACTCTCCCCAACCTTTATGCCAACGCCTCAGATTGCTGCGATTATCTGTACTCACAACCGAGATGCGTATCTGGGTGCTGCCATCGATAGCCTATTAGCCCAAGATTGTGATAATTTTATTGTCGTAGTGGTCGATAATGCCTCTAGCGATCGCACTCGTGAGATTGTTGAAGCCCGTATCTCTCACCCTCAGCTAAAATACGTTTACGAACCCGTTATCGGTCTTTCCGTGGCACGAAATACAGGCGCAAAGGAAACCACTGCTCCCATTCTCGCCTATTTAGATGATGATGCCGTCGCCAGTCCCCAATGGTTGAGGGTTCTCCTAGACGCTTATCAACAAAATGAAAAATTGGCAGTAGCTGGCGGTAAAGTCACCCTAATCTGGCCCCCCGGCGTCGAACCCCTCAGCTGGATATCCCCAGAACTTGCTGGCAATTTGGGACTTTATGATCTCGGCGATAGGGTCGTTTATATCAAAGAACCTGGTTTAACACCCAGAGGCTTAAACTACTCCATCCGGCGTACCTTCTTAGAACAAATTGGCGGTTTTGATCCTAATCTAGGGCGTCAAGGTAAAAAATTATTATCCAATGAAGAATTATACGTGACTGAACTTGCCCTCAAACAGGGTTGGCAAGTTGCCTATCTCCCCGATGCCGTCGCTGCCCATAACGTCGCCCCAGAACGCCTCAAAGCAAGCTGGTTTTTGCAGCGTAGCTGGTGGCAAGGGATTAGCGAGTGTTATCGCGAAGAAGTCGCAGGTCGAACTGGGATACGTCAGTTAGGACGAGGAGGAGAACGCATCGCCCGGGGACTCTATAAATCCGCGAAACATTTGACTGACCCAGCTAAACGGTTTGATAATCTAGTTTATGCTTATGGGCAGATTGGTTATCTAAGCGCCGCCATTCAAGCTATGCTACTTAAACCCAAAGATGAGGGCTGAATGATTAGGGAACAAGGAAGATAGGGAAGCAGGGGGAGCAGGGGGAGCAGGGGGAGCAGGGAAAGCAGGGGAAGCAGGGGGAGCAGGGGGAGCAGGGGGAGATGAGGGAGATGAGGAAGTCGTGAGTTAACTCAAAACTCTACCTTACACTGTTGCCTATTGCCTGTTGCCTCACGAATGACAAATGACCAATGACCAATGACAAATCATGAAAAAAGCACTAATATGCGGCGTATCCGGTCAAGATGGCGCTTATCTAGCTAAATTACTTCTCAACGAAGGGTATAGCGTCTGTGGTACATCACGGGATGCTCAAATGTCATCCTTTCAGAATCTAGTCCGCCTGGGTATCCGTGACCAAGTGAAACTAGAATCCGCCGCCCTGACCGATTTTCGCAGTGTGCTGCAAGTTCTGAAGAAAAATCAACCGGATGAGGTCTATAACTTGGCGGGACAAAGTTCGGTGGGATTGTCATTTGAACAACCCGTAGAAACCCTAGAAAGTATTTCTATTGGTACGTTAAATCTTTTAGAAGCGATTCGGTTTACAGGTGAGCCAATTAAATTTTATAATGCGGGATCGAGTGAATGTTTTGGCGATATTGGCACAGAAGCGGCGGATGAAACAACTCCATTTCGCCCAAGAAGCCCTTATGCGGTGGCAAAATCGGCGGCTTTTTGGCAAGTAGCAAACTATCGCGAAGCTTACGGGTTGTTTGCTTGTTCCGGAATTCTGTTTAATCACGAATCTCCCCTGAGACCCCAACGATTTGTGACCCAAAAGATTGTTGCGGCAGTGTCTCGCATTGCCCAAGGTAGCCAAGAAAAGCTTTATCTGGGTAATGTTGACATTAAACGCGACTGGGGATGGGCGCCTGAATACGTCGAGGCAATGTATAAAATCTTGCAACAAGAGGAACCTGATGATTATGTGATTGCCACGGGAGAGAGTTACACCTTAGAAGAGTTTGTGGTAGCGGCTTTTGATTCGGTCGGCTTGGATTGGCAAGATTATGTGATCACGGATAGGAGTTTGTTCCGACCAACCGATTTAGCAATCAGTCGGGGAAATCCCGCCAAAGCCAAAGAAAAACTCGGATGGCAAGCTCAGTATAAAATGCCTGATATTGTGCGGATGATGGTTCAAGCCAAGCAAGATTCGGCACAATAATAGCGAGGCTGTAACAACCATTGTTTCAGGCTTTTTTATTAGGGGTGATTTGGCGGACTTCATCTCAGTTGTTATATAGCAACCGCCATGACTGTTAGGACACATCATTTATGTAGAGACGCGCCATGGCGCGTCTCTACAATGGTGCTTAACTAAAATAGGTTACGTTTTGTATACACGCCTTAAACCCTCACCCATTACCCATGAAGATTTTGATGCTCTCTTCTACGTTCCCCTATCCCCCAACCCAAGGAGGGACTCAGGTAAGGACGTTTAACTTACTCAAACATCTCACTGGACATGAGATTACCCTACTCACTCAACGCGCTGACGATGTAACCGATGCTGAAGTTGAAGCCTTACGAGAATGGGTGGCTGAGTTGGTCGTATTCCCTCGTCCCACTACATCCAGTCTTCCGGGAGGATGGTTCGGTAAGGTAAAGCGCTTCGGTCAGTTTGTACAGCAAGGGACTCCTCCCAGTGTCCTCTCGATTTATTCTCCACAATTACAGGATTGGGTGGATCAGTGTGTTAAGAAAAATAACGTTGATGTAATTACCTGCGAACATAGCGTTAACGAGATTTATGTACGTCCGGAGTTTCGCGAACAACTGCGAACAGTTGTCAATATCCACAGTTCGGTGTACGCTTCCTGTCGCAATCAGTTGCAAACGGGTACCAGCGAGAATCTCTGGCGCGATCGCTTGAATCTGCCTCTACTTTATCGCTATGAACAGCGCTACTGTGATAAGTTTTCCCATATTGTAGTGACGACGGATGATGATCGCCAACAGATTCAATCCTATAATCCCCCCAGTCAGATTGCCGTGATTCCCAATGGTGTAGACTTTAGCCAATTTCCTTATCGCACTGTTGATCCAGGTGGACATCGCTTGACGTTTATCGGCGCGATGGATAATTTAGCCAATATTGATGCGGTGAGGTTCTTAAGTTTAGAGGTATTTCCCGCGATTCAAGAACGGTATCCAGACACAACCTTAACTCTGGTTGGCGCACGTCCTACCTCTGAAGTATCGGCGCTGGGAAATCGTCCCGGTATTACAGTAACGGGGCGGGTTCCGTCTATGGCAGACTATTTACATCAAGCCACGGTATGCATCGTCTCGATGCGAACAGGGTATGGGATCAAGAACAAAACCCTAGAGGCGATGGCGGCGGGCGTACCTGTGGTGGGAAGCGATCGCGGTTTAGAAGGACTGGAGGTTGATAGTCCCAATGTACCATTGAGAGCATTGAGGGCAAATTCGGTTTCCGAGTATGTTGATGCCGTGACTCGCTTATTTGAAGAGTCTCAACTGAGACAACAATTGTCACAAAGTGGACGCCAGTTTATTGAGAAGAATTATACATGGGAACGAGCCGCCCAGCTTTATGAACAAGTCATTTGTGCAAAGTGAACAAACAAATACCTGTAGGGGGTGTGGGGTGTGGGGTGTAGGAGTATGCATATTCAATCCGCGACAGCTTACCCTTCTACCCTTCTACCCTTAAAAATATCTGCCTCAAGGAATAGCTTACCAATAATTTGTGATCAAAAATTAATGATAAATTATCTATATAAATAATTTATCATTGAAAATTTAAAATGTTTATATAATAAGGTAAAACTGTTTGATGAAATAGATATAATCCATTAGCAAATTTTAATAAATGCCATCTCAATTCATCATTAATCCCGATAAAACCGAATTTATGACCATTTTGGGGGGAATCTGAAGATTTATGAAAATTCTCATCCTCTCTGCCACATTTCCCTATCCACCCACCAGCGGTGGAACTGAGGTTAGAACATTTAACTTACTCAAGGCTCTGAGTGAGCGTCATCAGATTACCCTGGTGACTCAACGCACTGATGATATTTCCGAGACTGACGTGGAAAAGTTGCAGGAGTGGGTCGAAGAACTCGTCGTTTTCCCTCAACCCAACGGCTCAGAGAACAACAGTGGACTGCGGTCAAAAATGCAGCGCTTGAGTACATTCCTGCAACAAGGAACGCCTCAAAGTGTCTTAAAACACTACTCCCCGGAGATGCAGGAGTGGGTGAACCAGGCAATAGAGTCAGGAAACTTTGACGTGATCACCTGCGAACATAGCATGAATGAAATTTATGTTCGCCCCCAATGGCGAGAGAAGTTGCGAACCGTCGTCAATATTCATAGTTCCCTCTATCGCAAGCAGCGCCATCAGTTAGACGGAAAACCAGCGGATAAGCAGCTACGAGAGCAATTAAATTTACCTCTACTGCGTCGTTACGAAGAGCGATATTGTGGCAAGTTTACCAATATTGTCGTTGCCACTCCTAAAGATCGGCGTCAGATTGAGGATTATGAACCAGAGGGCAAGATTACGTTAGTTCCCAATGGCGTTGATTTTAAGCAGTTTCCTAAGCGTGTCTCTGATCCGGGAGGACAGCGATTGGTGTTTGTGGGTGTTATGGATAGCCCGACAAACGTTGATGCGGTGCGTTTCTTCAGTTTAGAGGTATTCCCGGAGATTTTACGACGGTATCCAGAGGCAACCTTAGAAATTGTGGGCGCACGCCCTGTACCTGAGGTGCTAGAGTTGCAGGAACGTCCGGGAATTACGGTAGCAGGTCGGGTGAGTTCAATCGTAGACTATTTGCATAAGGCAACGGTTTGTGTAATTCCC
The DNA window shown above is from Coleofasciculus chthonoplastes PCC 7420 and carries:
- a CDS encoding glycosyltransferase family 4 protein — its product is MKILMLSSTFPYPPTQGGTQVRTFNLLKHLTGHEITLLTQRADDVTDAEVEALREWVAELVVFPRPTTSSLPGGWFGKVKRFGQFVQQGTPPSVLSIYSPQLQDWVDQCVKKNNVDVITCEHSVNEIYVRPEFREQLRTVVNIHSSVYASCRNQLQTGTSENLWRDRLNLPLLYRYEQRYCDKFSHIVVTTDDDRQQIQSYNPPSQIAVIPNGVDFSQFPYRTVDPGGHRLTFIGAMDNLANIDAVRFLSLEVFPAIQERYPDTTLTLVGARPTSEVSALGNRPGITVTGRVPSMADYLHQATVCIVSMRTGYGIKNKTLEAMAAGVPVVGSDRGLEGLEVDSPNVPLRALRANSVSEYVDAVTRLFEESQLRQQLSQSGRQFIEKNYTWERAAQLYEQVICAK
- a CDS encoding glycosyltransferase family 4 protein, which translates into the protein MKILILSATFPYPPTSGGTEVRTFNLLKALSERHQITLVTQRTDDISETDVEKLQEWVEELVVFPQPNGSENNSGLRSKMQRLSTFLQQGTPQSVLKHYSPEMQEWVNQAIESGNFDVITCEHSMNEIYVRPQWREKLRTVVNIHSSLYRKQRHQLDGKPADKQLREQLNLPLLRRYEERYCGKFTNIVVATPKDRRQIEDYEPEGKITLVPNGVDFKQFPKRVSDPGGQRLVFVGVMDSPTNVDAVRFFSLEVFPEILRRYPEATLEIVGARPVPEVLELQERPGITVAGRVSSIVDYLHKATVCVIPLRTSYGIKNKTLEAMAAGVPVVASDRGLEGLPVDGGDVPLRALRANDTAEYVYAVSRLFEKRQLRKQLSENGRSLVEQKYTWKRAGELYEKVLMGN